A single region of the Xenopus laevis strain J_2021 chromosome 4L, Xenopus_laevis_v10.1, whole genome shotgun sequence genome encodes:
- the LOC121402904 gene encoding extended synaptotagmin-1-like isoform X1 — protein sequence MIRERIQPDIRAKSNYLASFRFINIDFGKKPPQIKSWKTHADPEKKQIMLDLDISYNADIKVDAGFTEKTPIAGIKSIKLEGILRVILAPLMEDSPIFGALTVYFPHRPVLELQWTGFAHLLNIPGLQTLSERELVNQIGQIIVAPQHFSHPLAARFDLAKLQFLEPWNALRIRVIEAKNLVAKEILTKSSNPYVVICGGGTTAKTRVIHKNLNPKWNETFEILYSDLPDQEIEFNLMSDKGVKINQQLGSCRIRIKEVPERGFIDKWIDLENVKSGQLHIKVTRLRLLSDPTQLEEVKSLFLYAGCRGNTLECFVGASNFFLVFQVLKVNEQSRPKRDNEIASAVLYTYIEKGRGLPVLQMKKDNLKALAVVQVGVEDNVKKFGSRINNGEAEWKKRFQFLIRNPLNEELKLKVHNEHNKPIGSITVRLSRLLAASEMTLQDWLPLESTEQNSEIRVKLQLRILTPDVGAPSPQGKTKAQYIKPRTKVKKH from the exons ATGATTCGAGAGAGAATTCAGCCTGACATACGCGCCAAAAGCAATTATCTTGCCTCGTTCCGTTTCATCAACATCGATTTTGGCAAGAAG CCCCCACAGATAAAGTCTTGGAAAACTCATGCGgatccagaaaaaaagcaaataatgttggATCTCGATATCAG tTATAATGCCGACATAAAGGTGGATGCTGGTTTTACGGAAAAAACCCCCATAGCCGGCATCAAATCTATAAAG CTGGAGGGAATCTTGCGGGTAATTTTGGCACCGCTGATGGAGGACTCACCCATATTTGGAGCACTGACCGTTTATTTCCCTCATCGTCCG GTATTGGAACTACAATGGACCGGATTTGCCCACCTACTGAATATTCCTGGACTTCA AACGCTGTCGGAAAGAGAGCTTGTGAACCAAATCGGACAGATCATCGTTGCGCCGCAGCATTTCAGCCATCCCCTTGCAGCCAGATTTGATTTGGCTAAGCTGCAGTTTTTAGAACCCTGG aaTGCGCTTCGTATCCGAGTCATAGAAGCCAAAAACCTTGTTGCCAAGGAAATTTTAACCAAATCGTCGAACCCTTATGTTGTGATATGCGGAGGAGGAACAACAGCAAAGACAAGGGTGATACACAAGAACTTGAATCCAAAGTGGAATGAGACCTTTGAG ATATTATATTCTGACCTCCCAGACCAGGAGATAGAATTTAATCTCATGTCTGACAAAGGCGTTAAGATAAACCAGCAATTGGGCAG TTGCAGAATTAGAATTAAAGAGGTGCCAGAGAGAGGATTCATAGACAAG TGGATAGATTTGGAGAACGTAAAGTCTGGCCAGCTTCATATCAAGGTGACACGTCTCAGGCTACTTTCAGACCCAACCCAACTGGAAGAGGTAAAGTCTCTGTTCCTTTACGCTGGCTGCCGTGGAAATACGTTGGAATGTTTTGTTggtgcatcaaatttttttttggttttccaggTGCTGAAAGTAAACGAACAATCTCGGCCAAAAAGAGATAATGAGATTGCTTCAGCCGTTCTGTACACCTATATTGAAAAAGGAAGGGGTCTGCCTGTTCTACAA ATGAAGAAGGACAATCTGAAAGCGTTAGCTGTCGTGCAGGTTGGCGTTGAAGACAATGTAAAGAAGTTTGGA AGCAGAATAAATAACGGAGAAGCAGAGTGGAAAAAGAGGTTCCAGTTCTTGATAAGGAACCCACTTAATGAGGAACTGAAGCTTAAG GTTCACAATGAACACAATAAGCCCATCGGAAGTATTACCGTGCGCCTATCTCGCCTTCTGGCTGCTTCGGAAATGACCTTGCAGGACTGGCTGCCCCTGGAATCAACTGAACAGAATAGTGAAATCCGGGTGAAATTACAATTGAGG ATTTTGACCCCTGATGTTGGAGCTCCATCGCCCCAAGGAAAGACCAAGGCTCAATATATCAAACCACGGACCAAAGTCAAGAAGCACTGA
- the LOC121402904 gene encoding extended synaptotagmin-1-like isoform X2, with translation MIRERIQPDIRAKSNYLASFRFINIDFGKKPPQIKSWKTHADPEKKQIMLDLDISYNADIKVDAGFTEKTPIAGIKSIKLEGILRVILAPLMEDSPIFGALTVYFPHRPVLELQWTGFAHLLNIPGLQTLSERELVNQIGQIIVAPQHFSHPLAARFDLAKLQFLEPWNALRIRVIEAKNLVAKEILTKSSNPYVVICGGGTTAKTRVIHKNLNPKWNETFEILYSDLPDQEIEFNLMSDKGVKINQQLGSCRIRIKEVPERGFIDKWIDLENVKSGQLHIKVTRLRLLSDPTQLEEVLKVNEQSRPKRDNEIASAVLYTYIEKGRGLPVLQMKKDNLKALAVVQVGVEDNVKKFGSRINNGEAEWKKRFQFLIRNPLNEELKLKVHNEHNKPIGSITVRLSRLLAASEMTLQDWLPLESTEQNSEIRVKLQLRILTPDVGAPSPQGKTKAQYIKPRTKVKKH, from the exons ATGATTCGAGAGAGAATTCAGCCTGACATACGCGCCAAAAGCAATTATCTTGCCTCGTTCCGTTTCATCAACATCGATTTTGGCAAGAAG CCCCCACAGATAAAGTCTTGGAAAACTCATGCGgatccagaaaaaaagcaaataatgttggATCTCGATATCAG tTATAATGCCGACATAAAGGTGGATGCTGGTTTTACGGAAAAAACCCCCATAGCCGGCATCAAATCTATAAAG CTGGAGGGAATCTTGCGGGTAATTTTGGCACCGCTGATGGAGGACTCACCCATATTTGGAGCACTGACCGTTTATTTCCCTCATCGTCCG GTATTGGAACTACAATGGACCGGATTTGCCCACCTACTGAATATTCCTGGACTTCA AACGCTGTCGGAAAGAGAGCTTGTGAACCAAATCGGACAGATCATCGTTGCGCCGCAGCATTTCAGCCATCCCCTTGCAGCCAGATTTGATTTGGCTAAGCTGCAGTTTTTAGAACCCTGG aaTGCGCTTCGTATCCGAGTCATAGAAGCCAAAAACCTTGTTGCCAAGGAAATTTTAACCAAATCGTCGAACCCTTATGTTGTGATATGCGGAGGAGGAACAACAGCAAAGACAAGGGTGATACACAAGAACTTGAATCCAAAGTGGAATGAGACCTTTGAG ATATTATATTCTGACCTCCCAGACCAGGAGATAGAATTTAATCTCATGTCTGACAAAGGCGTTAAGATAAACCAGCAATTGGGCAG TTGCAGAATTAGAATTAAAGAGGTGCCAGAGAGAGGATTCATAGACAAG TGGATAGATTTGGAGAACGTAAAGTCTGGCCAGCTTCATATCAAGGTGACACGTCTCAGGCTACTTTCAGACCCAACCCAACTGGAAGAG gTGCTGAAAGTAAACGAACAATCTCGGCCAAAAAGAGATAATGAGATTGCTTCAGCCGTTCTGTACACCTATATTGAAAAAGGAAGGGGTCTGCCTGTTCTACAA ATGAAGAAGGACAATCTGAAAGCGTTAGCTGTCGTGCAGGTTGGCGTTGAAGACAATGTAAAGAAGTTTGGA AGCAGAATAAATAACGGAGAAGCAGAGTGGAAAAAGAGGTTCCAGTTCTTGATAAGGAACCCACTTAATGAGGAACTGAAGCTTAAG GTTCACAATGAACACAATAAGCCCATCGGAAGTATTACCGTGCGCCTATCTCGCCTTCTGGCTGCTTCGGAAATGACCTTGCAGGACTGGCTGCCCCTGGAATCAACTGAACAGAATAGTGAAATCCGGGTGAAATTACAATTGAGG ATTTTGACCCCTGATGTTGGAGCTCCATCGCCCCAAGGAAAGACCAAGGCTCAATATATCAAACCACGGACCAAAGTCAAGAAGCACTGA